In Salvia hispanica cultivar TCC Black 2014 unplaced genomic scaffold, UniMelb_Shisp_WGS_1.0 HiC_scaffold_391, whole genome shotgun sequence, one genomic interval encodes:
- the LOC125199137 gene encoding protein ASPARTIC PROTEASE IN GUARD CELL 1-like: MEKLVVFAFPLHFRCLQNTPAQFQLQYSSMFLPPFPKAPSPCSLAYYPQCTRYTTRSRPFPPVLPQFRPPPALSFRERRRRTTNARLARLRRDSARVKAIQSRLDYRLWRREKLEGAVISGTSQGSGEYFTRVGVGRPPMEAYMIVTTNPTRGYPPPSRRSRENTAMRSLDVSECRNDTCIYEVSYGDGSYTVGDFVTETVTFAGSQSVDKIAIGCGHNNEGLFAAPPV, translated from the exons CTCCCGCCCAATTCCAACTCCAATATTCCTCCATGTTTCTGCCACCTTTTCCCAAAGCACCCAGTCCCTGTTCTCTCGCGTACTACCCTCAATGCACGCGGTACACCACCAGAAGCCGACCGTTTCCGCCGGTTCTCCCTCAGTTTCGACCTCCACCCGCGCTGTCATTCAGGGAACGTCGGAGGAGAACTACAAACGCTCGCCTGGCGCGCCTCCGCCGCGACTCCGCCCGAGTCAAGGCGATTCAGAGTAGGTTAGATTACCGCCTCTGGAGGCGGGAGAAGCTGGAGGGAGCGGTGATCTCCGGCACGAGCCAGGGCAGCGGCGAATACTTCACCCGGGTGGGAGTGGGGAGGCCGCCGATGGAGGCGTACATG ATTGTTACCACCAATCCGACCCGAGGCTATCCTCCTCCTTCACGCCGCTCGCGTGAAAACACAGCAATGCGATCTCTCGACGTCTCCGAATGCCGCAACGACACGTGTATCTACGAGGTCTCCTACGGCGACGGATCCTACACCGTCGGCGATTTCGTCACCGAGACAGTCACCTTCGCCGGATCTCAGTCGGTCGACAAAATCGCAATCGGCTGCGGCCACAACAACGAGGGGCTATTCGCGGCGCCGCCGGTCTGA